The following proteins are co-located in the Mus caroli chromosome 7, CAROLI_EIJ_v1.1, whole genome shotgun sequence genome:
- the LOC110297205 gene encoding olfactory receptor 10Z1-like: MGNHSTVTTFLLWGFSSFPELHNLLFVVILLSHVTILLANASIMVAIKLNHNLHTPMYFFLFALSFSETCTTMVILPRMLVDLLSESKAISLPECATQMFFFFGLAANNCFIMAAMSYDRYTAIHSPLHYHIFMTPKVCFQLVIASCVVGFLCSLSITFTIFNLSFCDSKIIQHFFCDISPLVHLACDYTAHHAMIIFMVSAFVLVGSFVLIMISYAFIVFLVVKMPSAQGRHKAFSTCSSHLTVVSMHYGFACFVYLIPKNSDSFREDMLMAVTYTVLTPLLNPIVYSLRNKEMQTALRKVVSSINKMLPCLAIKKPEHLRTTIEH, from the coding sequence ATGGGCAATCACAGCACAGTGACCACATTCCTTCTGTGGGGTTTTTCCAGCTTCCCAGAGCTACACAATCTACTCTTTGTTGTGATTCTCCTCTCCCATGTGACTATTCTTCTAGCAAATGCATCCATCATGGTGGCCATCAAGCTCAATCACAACcttcacacccccatgtactttttcctctttGCCCTGTCCTTTTCAGAAACATGCACCACTATGGTGATCTTGCCCCGAATGTTAGTGGACTTGCTATCAGAGAGCAAGGCCATCTCTCTCCCTGAATGTGCTACccagatgtttttcttctttggacTAGCTGCCAACAACTGTTTCATCATGGCTGCCATGTCCTATGACCGTTACACTGCCATCCACAGCCCACTGCATTATCATATCTTTATGACCCCAAAGGTCTGCTTTCAGCTGGTAATAGCTTCCTGTGTTGTTGGGTTCCTTTGTTCTCTTAGCATCACCTTCACTATATTCAACTTGTCTTTCTGTGACTCCAAGATTATCCAGCACTTTTTCTGTGATATTTCACCCCTGGTTCACCTTGCCTGTGATTACACTGCTCATCATGCAATGATTATTTTTATGGTCTCTGCATTTGTGCTGGTGGGCAGCTTTGTTTTAATCATGATTTCCTATGCCTTCATAGTATTCCTTGTTGTAAAAATGCCTTCTGCACAGGGGAGGCATAAGGCCTTCTCAACGTGCTCCTCCCACCTCACAGTTGTTTCTATGCACTATGGATTTGCCTGCTTTGTCTACTTGATACCCAAGAACAGTGACTCCTTCCGCGAGGACATGCTGATGGCTGTCACATATACAGTACTGACACCTCTGCTCAACCCCATTGTTTACAgcctaagaaacaaagaaatgcagACAGCCCTGAGGAAGGTAGTAAGCAGTATCAATAAAATGTTACCTTGTTTGGCAATTAAAAAACCTGAACATTTAAGAACAACTATTGAGCACTGA
- the LOC110298959 gene encoding olfactory receptor 480 encodes MQVTILDSILIPSYFSFLTEMEPGNYTVVTEFILLGLTEDITVSVILFVMFLIVYSVTLMGNLNIIVLIRTSPQLHTPMYLFLSHLAFLDIGYSSSVTPIMLRGFLRKGTFIPVAGCVAQLCSVVAFGTSESFLLASMAYDRYVAICSPLLYSTQMSSTVCILLVGTSYLGGWVNAWIFTGCSLNLSFCGPNKINHFFCDYSPLLKLSCSHDFSFEVIPAISSGSIIVVTVFIIALSYVYILVSILKMRSTEGRQKAFSTCTSHLTAVTLFFGTITFIYVMPQSSYSTDQNKVVSVFYTVVIPMLNPLIYSLRNKEVKEAMKKMIAKTHWWS; translated from the coding sequence ATGCAAGTGACAATCCTGGATTCCATTCTAAtaccttcttatttttctttcctgacaGAGATGGAGCCTGGAAACTACACAGTTGTAACAGAATTCATTCTTTTAGGGTTAACAGAGGATATTACAGTCAGTgtcattttatttgttatgtttCTAATTGTCTATTCTGTTACTTTAATGGGTAACTTGAACATAATTGTGCTAATCAGAACCAGCCCTCAGCTTCACACCCCCATGTACCTTTTCCTTAGCCATTTGGCCTTTCTAGACATTGGGTACTCCAGTTCAGTTACACCCATCATGCTGAGGGGCTTTCTCAGAAAGGGAACATTTATACCTGTGGCTGGCTGTGTGGCTCAACTCTGTTCTGTAGTGGCATTTGGGACATCTGAATCTTTCTTGCTAGCttccatggcctatgaccgctatgtggccatctgctcACCTTTGCTCTACTCAACACAGATGTCCTCCACAGTCTGCATCCTCCTAGTTGGAACTTCCTACCTAGGTGGATGGGTGAATGCTTGGATATTTACTGGTTGCTCCTTAAATCTGTCATTTTGTGGGCCAAATAAAATtaatcactttttctgtgactATTCACCACTATTGAAGCTTTCTTGTTCTCATGACTtttcttttgaagtcattccaGCAATTTCTTCAGGATCCATCATTGTGGTCACTGTGTTTATCATTGCTCTGTCTTATGTCTACATCCTTGTGTCAATCCTGAAGATGCGCTCCACTGAAGGTCGCCagaaggccttctccacctgcacTTCCCACCTCACTGCAGTCACTCTGTTCTTTGGGACCATCACATTCATTTATGTGATGCCCCAGTCCAGCTACTCCACAGACCAGAACAAAGTGGTGTCTGTGTTTTACACAGTGGTGATCCCCATGTTGAATCCCCTCATCTAcagtctcagaaacaaagagGTTAAAGAAGCCATGAAAAAAATGATTGCTAAAACACATTGGTGGTCCTGA
- the LOC110297566 gene encoding olfactory receptor 478 yields the protein MAFQEDGNHTAVTEFILFGLTDDPVLRVILFIIILCIYLVTVSGNLSTILLIRVSSQLHHPMYFFLSHLAFADIGYSSSVTPNMLVNFLVERHTISYIGCAIQLGSVVFFGSSECFILAAMAYDRFMAICNPLLYSTKMSTQVCVQLLLIAYIGGFLNTWSFTICFYSLVFCGPNGVNHFFCDFAPLIELSCSDVSVPATVPSFTAGSIIVVTVIVIAISYIYILITIVKMHSTEGRQKAFSTCTSHLTAVTLFYGTITFIYVMPKSSFSTDQNKVVSVFYMVVIPMLNPLIYSLRNNEIKGALKRQIGRKIFS from the coding sequence ATGGCTTTCCAGGAGGATGGGAACCACACTGCAGTGACAGAGTTCATTTTATTTGGATTAACAGATGATCCAGTTCTTAGAGTCATCCTCTTTATCATCATCCTGTGCATCTACCTGGTGACTGTGTCTGGGAACCTCAGCACCATCCTTCTCATCAGAGtctcttcccagctccatcaccccatgtactttttcctcagcCACTTGGCTTTTGCTGACATAGGTTACTCCTCTTCTGTCACACCCAATATGCTTGTCAACTTCCTGGTGGAAAGACATACAATCTCCTACATTGGTTGTGCCATCCAGCTAGGTTCTGTTGTCTTCTTTGGATCAAGTGAATGCTTCATTCTGGCTGCCATGGCTTATGATCGCTTCATGGCAATCTGCAACCCACTGCTTTATTCAACCAAAATGTCCACACAAGTCTGTGTCCAATTGCTCTTAATTGCTTACATAGGTGGTTTTCTTAACACATGGTCTTTCACTATATGTTTCTATTCGTTAGTCTTCTGTGGACCCAATGGTGtcaatcactttttctgtgattttgCTCCATTAATAGAACTTTCCTGTTCTGATGTCAGTGTCCCTGCAACTGTTCCTTCATTCACAGCTGGATCCATCATTGTTGTGACAGTGATCGTCATAGCCATCTCCTACATCTACATCCTCATCACCATCGTGAAGATGCACTCCACTGAGGGTCGACagaaggccttctccacctgcacctcccacctcactgcagtCACTCTGTTCTATGGGACCATCACATTCATTTATGTGATGCCCAAGTCCAGCTTCTCCACTGACCAGAACAAGGTGGTATCTGTGTTCTACATGGTAGTGATCCCCATGTTGAATCCCCTCATCTATAGCCTCAGAAATAATGAGATTAAGGGTGCTCTGAAGAGACAGATaggcagaaaaatattttcttag